From Ferviditalea candida, one genomic window encodes:
- a CDS encoding 1,2-dihydroxy-3-keto-5-methylthiopentene dioxygenase: MAKIKIRNTNETITGVEQVKAFLNSQNILYEHWDIGKLPDSLRENFALNEADTRQLLAVYDEEIRDLAKRRGYLIWDVIALSDATPNLEELLKKFEQVHTHTEDEVRAITAGNGIFIIKGSGDMGYIDVEVTAGDVISVPENTPHFFTLMEDRKIVAIRLFIEKEGWIAHPFSDPEFA, from the coding sequence GTGGCGAAAATCAAAATCAGAAACACCAATGAAACGATAACGGGCGTGGAGCAGGTCAAAGCATTTTTGAACAGTCAGAACATATTGTACGAGCACTGGGATATCGGAAAATTGCCGGATTCGCTCCGTGAAAATTTCGCCTTGAACGAAGCGGATACCCGCCAACTGCTTGCCGTTTATGACGAGGAAATTCGCGATCTCGCAAAGCGCCGCGGTTATTTGATCTGGGATGTGATCGCCCTTTCCGATGCCACCCCGAACCTGGAGGAATTGCTGAAAAAGTTCGAGCAGGTGCATACGCATACGGAAGACGAAGTCCGTGCCATTACGGCGGGAAACGGAATTTTCATCATTAAGGGAAGCGGAGATATGGGGTATATAGATGTTGAAGTCACGGCCGGCGACGTTATTTCCGTACCCGAAAACACTCCCCACTTTTTCACCTTGATGGAGGATCGCAAAATCGTTGCGATTCGCCTGTTTATCGAGAAGGAGGGTTGGATAGCCCATCCTTTCAGCGATCCGGAATTCGCCTGA
- a CDS encoding HAD family hydrolase: MTIKAVLFDLDDTLLWDDKSVEEAFQATCREAQKMAGIDPFELEQAVRRGAIALYETYDVFPFAKMIGINAFEALWGHFTEGADENFRKLERLAPVYRKEAWTRGLKAVGVDDPELGYSLGEIFPAERRKRPLVYDETFPVLNRLKDEGYQLLMLTNGAPDLQQEKINGVPELAPYFEHIVISGNFGEGKPAASIFEYAVRLLGIRPEEGIMVGDKLNTDILGSSRIGMPNAWVNRRGSENRTEIRPVHEIRNLQSLFDILEHSR; this comes from the coding sequence ATGACGATCAAGGCTGTACTGTTTGATTTGGACGATACTTTGCTGTGGGATGATAAAAGCGTTGAAGAAGCATTTCAGGCCACCTGCAGGGAAGCGCAAAAGATGGCCGGAATCGATCCGTTTGAACTGGAACAGGCGGTCCGCCGCGGAGCGATAGCGTTATATGAAACTTATGATGTTTTTCCGTTTGCGAAAATGATCGGCATTAATGCGTTTGAGGCGCTTTGGGGGCATTTTACTGAAGGAGCCGATGAAAATTTCAGGAAGCTGGAGCGTCTGGCGCCGGTCTATCGAAAGGAAGCATGGACGCGCGGCTTAAAGGCTGTCGGTGTTGATGATCCTGAGCTCGGTTACAGTCTGGGTGAAATCTTTCCGGCTGAAAGGCGCAAACGGCCGCTCGTCTATGACGAGACGTTTCCCGTACTGAACCGCCTGAAGGATGAAGGGTATCAACTGCTGATGTTAACAAACGGGGCGCCCGATTTGCAGCAGGAGAAGATCAACGGCGTGCCGGAATTGGCGCCATATTTTGAGCATATCGTGATATCCGGAAATTTCGGCGAAGGAAAACCGGCCGCGTCGATTTTTGAATATGCGGTCAGATTGCTCGGGATCCGGCCCGAGGAAGGCATTATGGTGGGAGACAAGCTGAATACGGATATTCTCGGTTCTTCGAGAATTGGTATGCCCAATGCCTGGGTGAATCGCAGAGGCAGCGAAAACCGGACGGAAATTCGTCCCGTTCATGAAATTCGCAATTTGCAGTCCTTGTTCGACATTCTCGAGCACAGCCGGTGA
- a CDS encoding DUF896 domain-containing protein → MNWEQTIVRINELSRKKKSVGLTKEETLEQNRLRTIYIEKFKASLKHQLDSIRFVDNQQ, encoded by the coding sequence ATGAATTGGGAACAAACCATAGTCAGAATCAATGAATTGTCGAGAAAGAAAAAATCCGTAGGTTTGACGAAAGAAGAAACGTTGGAACAGAACCGGTTGAGGACGATATATATCGAAAAGTTTAAAGCTTCATTAAAGCATCAGTTGGACTCGATTCGATTCGTAGACAATCAGCAGTAA
- a CDS encoding LysM peptidoglycan-binding domain-containing protein encodes MTYYSALSDNASLFANESSLKYRTRGKYRNSPAGAGMGAARSRSKSFHFMVLFVFIILSSFLFGMMVDAYASGNSLDTSLTNVHEPAVVFAKQGDSLWSIARSHAQDGTDLRSYIEAMKKLNGIKNGYIMEGQKIVLPD; translated from the coding sequence ATGACTTATTATTCCGCATTGAGTGACAACGCATCTTTATTTGCTAACGAATCTTCATTGAAATATAGAACCAGAGGGAAATACCGAAATTCACCGGCAGGGGCCGGAATGGGGGCGGCAAGAAGCCGCTCGAAGTCTTTTCACTTCATGGTTTTGTTCGTTTTTATCATATTGTCCAGTTTTTTATTCGGTATGATGGTTGATGCTTACGCTTCCGGCAATTCGCTGGACACATCCTTGACGAACGTCCACGAGCCAGCCGTCGTATTTGCCAAGCAGGGTGATTCGCTGTGGTCAATTGCGAGGTCTCACGCTCAGGATGGAACGGATTTGCGTTCATATATTGAGGCAATGAAAAAATTAAACGGAATTAAGAACGGTTATATTATGGAGGGACAGAAGATTGTTCTTCCGGACTGA
- the lexA gene encoding transcriptional repressor LexA, whose amino-acid sequence MSKISSRQQAILEFIKQEVRDKGYPPSVREIGEAVGLASSSTVHGHLERLEKKGLIRRDPTKPRAIEILNGDDDSAMFPLSVARVPLIGKVTAGMPITATENIEDYFPLPEHFVRDENVFMLSVVGDSMIEAGIHNGDFVIVRQQQTANNGDIVVAMTEEDEATVKRFYKEKDHIRLQPENSSMKPIYLNSVTILGKVIGLFREM is encoded by the coding sequence ATGTCCAAAATTTCAAGCCGCCAACAAGCGATTTTGGAATTTATCAAACAGGAGGTCAGGGACAAAGGCTATCCTCCCTCCGTACGGGAAATTGGAGAAGCGGTCGGACTGGCATCAAGCTCTACAGTTCACGGCCATCTGGAAAGATTGGAGAAGAAGGGTCTGATCCGCAGGGATCCTACCAAGCCGAGAGCCATTGAAATCTTGAACGGAGACGATGACTCCGCAATGTTTCCGCTGTCGGTGGCCAGGGTGCCCCTGATCGGGAAGGTTACGGCTGGAATGCCGATCACCGCTACCGAGAATATCGAGGACTATTTTCCGCTGCCCGAGCATTTCGTCAGAGACGAAAACGTATTCATGCTTTCCGTAGTCGGAGACAGCATGATCGAGGCGGGAATCCACAACGGGGATTTCGTGATCGTCAGGCAGCAGCAAACAGCGAACAATGGAGATATTGTCGTCGCCATGACGGAGGAAGATGAGGCAACCGTAAAGAGATTTTACAAGGAAAAGGATCACATCCGCCTGCAGCCGGAAAACTCTTCAATGAAGCCGATTTACCTCAATTCAGTGACGATTCTCGGCAAA